In Alteromonas naphthalenivorans, one DNA window encodes the following:
- a CDS encoding protein adenylyltransferase SelO, which translates to MGLLNRYAETLSELGSFVLPAPLKDMRVGLFNTTLANELALPEHLLQPQTMLDWLHSPVTPLTQQAFAQKYGGHQFGQWNPELGDGRGLLLAEVIDSNAQPHDLHLKGAGPTPYSRHADGRAVLRSTLREYIGAEALHYLGIPSSRSLCLFTSEDTVYRERPETGAMMIRTAPSHIRFGHFEYYFYASQKDKLQRLLDFTIEHHFAECKAATNPYAALLGAVVTRTARLVALWQTHGFVHGVMNTDNMSIHGITFDYGPFAFLDNYEPGAVFNHSDHQGRYAFNQQPGIALWNLNALAHAFSGHCSVDEIKAALSTFEPTFISQYQHLMLSRMGIETNEKEQSLAVMQSWLQILETNNLDYTYCFRQLALADINKAQCPFHDIFVSQENRFKQVTLVDQEKTDAWWESYRKLRLAREEETELLSLNPAVIPRTHLLQQAIELAEKGDFSLSESLLEATSTPYDARWDTHPFSKPPSSSTHTSLSCSS; encoded by the coding sequence ATGGGTTTATTAAATCGCTATGCAGAAACCCTATCGGAACTGGGTAGCTTTGTACTTCCAGCACCGCTTAAAGACATGCGAGTAGGCTTGTTTAATACCACGCTAGCCAACGAGCTTGCACTTCCTGAACACTTGCTGCAGCCTCAAACTATGCTTGATTGGCTACACTCTCCTGTTACGCCCCTTACACAACAGGCATTTGCACAAAAATACGGTGGCCACCAGTTTGGTCAATGGAACCCTGAATTAGGCGATGGCCGTGGATTGCTTTTAGCAGAAGTTATCGATTCAAACGCGCAGCCCCACGATCTCCATTTAAAAGGCGCCGGCCCTACCCCCTACTCTAGGCACGCTGATGGGCGAGCCGTACTACGTTCTACATTAAGGGAGTATATTGGCGCTGAGGCACTGCATTATTTAGGTATTCCCTCTAGCCGTTCGCTGTGTCTTTTTACTAGTGAAGATACCGTGTACCGAGAGCGCCCTGAAACCGGCGCCATGATGATAAGAACCGCCCCTAGCCATATCCGCTTCGGTCACTTTGAATATTATTTTTATGCCAGTCAAAAAGATAAATTACAGCGGTTACTCGACTTCACCATTGAGCATCATTTTGCCGAATGCAAAGCGGCAACAAATCCTTATGCTGCTTTACTAGGCGCAGTAGTAACGCGTACTGCTAGATTAGTCGCGTTGTGGCAAACCCACGGTTTTGTGCATGGCGTAATGAACACAGACAATATGTCTATTCATGGCATTACCTTTGATTATGGGCCGTTTGCCTTTTTGGATAATTACGAGCCTGGCGCGGTCTTTAATCACTCTGACCATCAAGGCCGCTATGCCTTTAATCAACAGCCGGGTATTGCCCTTTGGAACTTAAATGCCCTTGCCCATGCCTTTTCAGGACATTGCTCTGTTGATGAAATAAAAGCCGCTTTATCTACCTTCGAGCCAACTTTTATTTCCCAATATCAACACTTGATGCTATCTCGTATGGGCATTGAGACTAATGAGAAAGAGCAAAGCCTTGCTGTCATGCAGTCTTGGCTACAAATACTTGAGACCAATAATCTAGATTACACGTATTGCTTCCGTCAGTTGGCGTTGGCAGATATAAACAAGGCTCAGTGTCCTTTTCACGATATCTTCGTTAGTCAGGAAAACAGGTTCAAACAAGTAACACTTGTTGATCAAGAAAAAACAGATGCATGGTGGGAAAGCTACCGTAAGCTGCGTTTAGCAAGAGAAGAAGAAACTGAGCTCTTGTCGCTAAACCCTGCGGTCATTCCTCGTACTCATTTACTTCAACAGGCGATTGAATTAGCCGAAAAGGGTGACTTCTCACTCTCTGAATCTTTGTTAGAAGCTACTAGCACACCATATGATGCTAGATGGGATACGCATCCCTTTTCAAAGCCACCTTCATCATCAACGCACACGAGCTTGTCATGCAGCAGTTAA
- a CDS encoding DUF3630 family protein, which translates to MQQLTIQNLKALSKINGHALFIDTPLPSTPLKTQQWEQTFCTLFNLTATNQEWGADRYQVTLSNGSFSCMLFIEWLCEAIWLEPIGSNENAQDLYDYLFDET; encoded by the coding sequence ATGCAGCAGTTAACCATTCAAAACCTCAAAGCCTTGTCGAAAATAAACGGCCACGCTTTGTTTATTGATACCCCACTTCCCAGTACACCGTTAAAAACTCAGCAATGGGAGCAAACCTTCTGTACGCTTTTTAATTTAACCGCGACAAATCAAGAGTGGGGAGCCGACCGCTATCAAGTTACGTTAAGTAACGGCAGCTTCAGCTGTATGTTGTTTATCGAATGGCTTTGCGAAGCCATTTGGCTTGAGCCAATAGGAAGTAATGAAAATGCGCAGGACCTGTACGACTATCTATTTGATGAAACGTGA
- a CDS encoding EAL domain-containing protein has protein sequence MLAFFIACITLSTWALSDAIQNSAVASELTIDQSFRVATINESSSFFVAHKSMTYLDVLHPSSPLTSSIPLDRNNSRLWISNELRNEGFSTIPLVLNIDRLNINDLQIYLLDGNARIIKSYRYQAGKGDFSLKKPFSAIRLSFSLTPQENVRLVIGVYDDGLRYFPISLWEKQAIEQYDETLLILLGIVLGMLTVLTGYFLLSYLYQRTPARFWLAVTNFVLFALFFMAQGGLATWPSLTNASEITFAVLISLSFVTLAKVTHSLFSPIPLVLRILTFALPIGMAIAAVSTSAYDATRILFAASPFIAAYHIGLAFIFKDKKNLASSRLFAFAWVFVFMLYAVFVKIAFDNAFYTAPIVMIILTLLTLSLLCIGFAVELKEQNVSRLRLSESEATISSLHHFYDLFRNSSEGLYTSTLDGELKTVNPAMCALFGYTDEAKMLAEVKNTKQFYANSEDRDVLVGELLHSGQVAAREIKGMRANGSAFWFSISCQVRENESGSFLYGSIIDVTEKKQSDSSLQFMATHDSLTGVYNRRQFETTLTARLSEKSPIPPCVLYLDLDRFKIVNDTSGHKAGDALIKDIAHLLEKSLPNEAMLARISGDEFGVIFENQPEEQAYLQATALLNAVQDYRFSWENRIFSLGVSIGMVVCTDPDASAEQYICMADAACYYAKEQGRNQIHKYSKDDESMLRYQNELDWVNSIQSALSEDRFLLYYQPLRPLSRPNDGYYYEVLLRMKETDGRIVEPAAFLPTAERFEMNVKIDKWVIVNTFNWLNEHPEHLAELKRCSINLNCHSLADRDFKLFVLNAFERYNIPYDKICFEMIESVAIIKMEYTIDFMRTFHRLGCSFALDDFGRGFASYGYLKHLPVDIVKIDGTFIKDMRADPVDVAMVSSIKEVAKALGMQTVGEFVESDATMTQLGNMGIDFAQGYGVAEPALLDDFKPL, from the coding sequence ATGTTGGCATTCTTCATTGCTTGTATCACCTTATCTACTTGGGCGTTAAGCGACGCCATCCAAAATTCGGCTGTTGCATCAGAGCTTACCATTGACCAATCTTTTCGTGTCGCCACCATTAACGAAAGCAGTTCGTTTTTTGTCGCGCATAAATCCATGACGTACTTAGATGTCCTTCATCCTTCTAGCCCCTTAACCAGCAGTATTCCGCTTGATAGAAATAATAGTCGACTCTGGATTTCTAATGAATTAAGGAACGAGGGATTTAGCACTATTCCCCTAGTGCTAAATATAGACAGGCTTAATATTAACGACCTTCAAATTTATTTGCTTGATGGCAATGCTCGAATCATTAAGTCTTATCGTTACCAAGCGGGTAAAGGGGATTTTTCACTAAAGAAACCTTTCTCTGCCATCCGCTTAAGCTTTTCACTAACGCCACAAGAAAATGTTCGGCTGGTTATTGGCGTATATGATGATGGTCTTCGCTATTTCCCAATTTCGCTATGGGAAAAACAGGCGATTGAACAATACGATGAAACCTTGCTTATTCTACTTGGCATCGTACTGGGTATGCTCACGGTATTAACTGGCTATTTCCTGCTGTCTTACTTATATCAGCGCACCCCAGCCCGTTTCTGGTTGGCGGTAACCAACTTTGTATTGTTTGCGCTGTTTTTTATGGCGCAAGGCGGGCTTGCGACATGGCCTTCTTTAACTAATGCGAGCGAAATAACCTTTGCGGTACTCATTAGCCTTAGCTTTGTGACACTCGCAAAAGTGACCCACAGTTTGTTTTCCCCTATTCCATTAGTGCTAAGAATACTTACCTTTGCACTCCCTATTGGTATGGCTATCGCGGCAGTATCAACGAGCGCGTACGATGCAACCCGCATCCTTTTTGCCGCCAGCCCGTTTATTGCTGCTTATCATATTGGCTTAGCATTTATTTTTAAGGATAAAAAAAATCTTGCATCAAGCCGATTGTTCGCCTTCGCCTGGGTGTTCGTATTCATGCTTTATGCGGTATTCGTAAAAATCGCCTTCGACAATGCCTTTTACACCGCCCCCATTGTCATGATTATTCTAACCCTGCTGACCTTGTCCCTTCTTTGCATCGGGTTTGCCGTTGAATTAAAAGAGCAGAACGTGAGCCGGTTACGATTGTCTGAAAGTGAAGCTACGATCAGCAGCCTTCATCACTTTTACGATTTGTTTAGAAATTCCAGTGAAGGCCTTTACACCTCTACCCTAGACGGGGAATTAAAGACAGTTAACCCTGCCATGTGCGCCCTGTTTGGCTATACCGATGAAGCGAAAATGTTAGCAGAAGTAAAAAACACCAAGCAGTTTTACGCCAACTCAGAAGACCGCGACGTACTGGTAGGAGAACTACTTCATAGCGGGCAGGTAGCGGCGCGGGAAATTAAAGGAATGCGCGCCAACGGTAGTGCATTTTGGTTTTCCATATCTTGTCAGGTACGAGAAAATGAAAGTGGTAGTTTTTTATATGGCTCTATTATCGATGTTACGGAGAAAAAGCAGTCAGACTCTAGTCTACAATTTATGGCGACACACGACTCGCTAACTGGAGTTTATAATAGGCGTCAGTTTGAAACTACTCTGACCGCTAGACTAAGCGAGAAGTCACCCATTCCACCGTGCGTGCTGTATCTCGATTTAGATCGCTTTAAAATTGTTAACGACACCTCTGGTCATAAGGCAGGCGATGCCCTTATTAAAGATATTGCTCACTTGCTAGAAAAATCACTTCCTAATGAGGCAATGCTAGCGCGGATAAGCGGCGATGAATTTGGTGTTATTTTTGAAAACCAGCCTGAAGAACAAGCTTACTTACAGGCAACCGCATTATTAAATGCCGTTCAGGATTACCGCTTTTCATGGGAAAACCGCATATTTAGCTTGGGGGTTAGCATTGGCATGGTAGTGTGCACCGACCCCGACGCCAGTGCAGAGCAATATATCTGCATGGCAGATGCCGCGTGTTATTACGCCAAAGAGCAGGGGCGTAATCAAATTCATAAGTACAGCAAAGACGATGAAAGCATGCTGCGCTACCAAAATGAGCTGGATTGGGTAAACAGCATTCAATCGGCATTATCAGAAGACAGATTCTTACTTTACTACCAGCCGCTTAGACCATTAAGTCGACCCAATGACGGCTATTATTATGAAGTGCTTCTGCGTATGAAAGAAACCGATGGTCGCATTGTAGAGCCCGCCGCATTTCTGCCTACCGCTGAACGCTTCGAGATGAACGTCAAAATAGATAAGTGGGTTATTGTTAATACCTTTAATTGGCTAAATGAGCATCCTGAGCATTTGGCTGAATTAAAGCGCTGTAGTATTAATTTAAACTGCCATTCATTAGCCGACAGAGATTTCAAACTCTTCGTGTTAAACGCGTTTGAACGTTACAACATTCCTTACGATAAAATTTGCTTCGAGATGATTGAGTCTGTCGCTATTATCAAAATGGAGTACACCATTGACTTTATGCGTACTTTCCATCGTTTAGGCTGTTCATTTGCGTTAGACGATTTTGGCAGAGGGTTTGCGTCATATGGTTATCTAAAACACCTACCTGTCGATATTGTCAAAATTGATGGTACCTTCATTAAAGACATGCGAGCAGATCCTGTAGATGTCGCTATGGTGTCTTCCATTAAAGAGGTCGCCAAAGCCCTAGGAATGCAGACTGTAGGTGAGTTCGTAGAGTCTGATGCCACTATGACACAGCTAGGTAATATGGGCATCGATTTCGCCCAAGGTTACGGTGTAGCTGAGCCCGCGTTGCTTGACGACTTCAAACCGTTATAA
- the ribA gene encoding GTP cyclohydrolase II: MSSKQPKYEYVSSAKLPTRHGNFKIHGFVETSGQEHVALSYGEWKENDVVPIRIHSECLTGDALFSTRCDCGFQLEKAMQNIAENGFGVLLYLRQEGRGIGLLNKIRAYNLQDSGMDTVEANEHLGFDADLRSYDICKLMLDTLGVQRVELMTNNPKKLAALKSLGIDVVARKPIDHGITKDNKNYIKTKTEKLGHAFDPHSFK, translated from the coding sequence ATGAGCAGCAAACAACCTAAATACGAATATGTCAGTTCCGCAAAATTACCTACTCGTCATGGTAATTTTAAAATCCATGGTTTCGTTGAAACCAGTGGACAGGAGCACGTGGCGCTTTCCTATGGTGAATGGAAAGAAAACGATGTAGTGCCCATCCGCATTCATTCTGAGTGTCTAACGGGAGATGCCCTTTTCAGCACCCGTTGCGACTGTGGTTTTCAGTTAGAAAAAGCCATGCAGAACATTGCCGAAAATGGTTTTGGTGTGTTGCTTTACCTTCGTCAGGAAGGTCGTGGTATTGGGTTACTGAATAAAATTCGCGCTTATAATTTACAAGATAGCGGCATGGATACGGTTGAAGCCAATGAACATTTAGGTTTTGATGCCGATTTGCGTAGCTATGATATTTGTAAGCTAATGCTTGATACTTTGGGTGTACAGCGCGTTGAGTTGATGACCAACAATCCCAAGAAGTTAGCGGCGTTAAAATCGTTAGGCATTGATGTAGTGGCACGCAAGCCTATTGATCATGGTATTACAAAAGACAATAAGAACTACATCAAAACCAAGACTGAAAAACTTGGTCATGCATTCGACCCCCACTCTTTTAAGTAA
- a CDS encoding DUF3300 domain-containing protein, with protein MKKLTLALLVAMGTLSTSFPMLASASVEPETKVDNYQYSDAELDSLLAPIALYPDTLLTHIMIAATYPLDVVAADRWRQSNLHLTPEQVEQALDPVTWDPSVKALAAFTDILHTMAEDLNWLQQLGDNVLISEARVLDRVQLLRQHALNTGNLQSNDYLEVEREIEQERSVIVIAPRHRDVVYVPYYDPLVVFGLWSHAIAPVHWHHRVSYRHRGNFFWAPQVRLSSFFYFGGIRWSNRHVVIHREPVRHYYRGTPNKRVYSKGYQRWQHNADHRRARYSNRVVHSAPKRYSATRSVKVRSNERAMTKVSHTKTVNRNIVRQQSPLHAQSPNNKSSNKLRESQLKERQVKKNRIKEHTARNVNSNNRQVTAPRSVKNPRQHVEPKSRTTTRTVTTTKTVKRDSNRVSGQKYQQRASTHVKRAKTDVRSNRSSSNRSAMSQQRSTPKVKRTQNRER; from the coding sequence ATGAAAAAACTGACTTTAGCTTTACTCGTAGCCATGGGAACCCTATCTACCTCATTCCCCATGCTGGCTTCAGCATCGGTTGAGCCAGAAACCAAGGTAGATAACTACCAGTATTCAGATGCTGAGCTAGATAGCTTACTTGCGCCTATTGCACTTTACCCCGACACCTTACTTACTCATATTATGATTGCGGCCACCTACCCTCTTGACGTTGTGGCTGCAGACAGGTGGCGTCAAAGCAATTTGCACCTTACCCCTGAACAAGTAGAGCAAGCGCTAGACCCGGTTACATGGGATCCAAGTGTAAAAGCCTTGGCTGCATTTACCGATATTCTGCACACCATGGCCGAAGATTTAAACTGGTTACAGCAACTTGGTGATAACGTGTTAATTAGCGAAGCCCGTGTACTTGATAGAGTACAGTTGCTTCGACAACACGCTCTCAACACGGGTAACTTACAATCGAATGATTACCTTGAAGTAGAACGGGAGATAGAACAAGAACGCAGCGTGATTGTTATCGCTCCTCGCCATAGAGATGTTGTTTACGTGCCATATTACGACCCGCTTGTTGTATTCGGGCTTTGGTCACATGCGATAGCGCCTGTACACTGGCATCATAGGGTTAGCTACCGCCATCGCGGGAATTTTTTCTGGGCACCGCAAGTTAGGCTTTCAAGCTTCTTCTACTTTGGCGGTATTCGTTGGAGCAACCGCCATGTAGTGATCCACAGAGAACCTGTGCGCCACTATTACAGAGGGACGCCGAATAAACGTGTTTATAGTAAAGGTTATCAACGCTGGCAGCATAATGCTGACCATCGTAGAGCCCGTTATTCTAACCGCGTAGTGCATAGTGCACCTAAACGATATAGCGCCACTCGTTCAGTGAAAGTAAGAAGCAACGAGCGAGCCATGACTAAGGTGAGTCATACCAAAACAGTGAATAGAAATATTGTGCGTCAGCAATCACCGCTGCATGCCCAATCACCTAACAATAAGTCGTCGAATAAGTTGCGCGAAAGCCAGCTTAAGGAGCGCCAGGTTAAAAAGAACCGTATCAAAGAACACACTGCACGGAATGTGAACAGCAATAACAGGCAGGTTACTGCACCTCGCAGCGTTAAAAACCCACGTCAGCATGTGGAACCTAAAAGTCGCACCACAACGCGTACGGTAACCACAACTAAAACCGTAAAAAGAGACAGTAATCGGGTATCAGGGCAGAAGTATCAGCAGCGCGCTTCTACGCATGTAAAACGCGCTAAAACAGATGTTAGAAGTAATCGTTCTTCGTCTAACCGTTCGGCGATGTCGCAACAGCGCTCAACGCCGAAAGTGAAACGAACCCAAAACCGTGAAAGATAG
- a CDS encoding zinc transporter ZntB has translation MHAASPPQALLWAYLLSPNGEVKTIEAKAIPDALAQCSASDDYLWLHVQSDAEDAGTLLQFSGLHQTVIDSLLALETRPRAMSLHQGTLVYLRGINKNPDADPEDMVSLRTWYNKDIIISARRKNRRLTSIQNLRDEIASEQVPISPPALFLNMIAKVADTILDTVDEMDESLVGFETSEQLRKEDRQNLSIVRRQAASIRRYLAPQRDALDALFRLPDALSQNQSFELREQTDRMSRYVEDMDLLRERAIVLQDELRNRIAEQQGVRMYVLSMVTAIFLPLSFLTGVFGMNVGGLPGTQSANAFIYLMLSMGALSIFMLVAMLWKRWL, from the coding sequence ATGCACGCAGCCTCACCTCCTCAAGCCCTATTATGGGCTTACTTACTATCTCCCAATGGTGAAGTTAAAACCATTGAAGCGAAAGCCATTCCCGACGCCTTAGCACAATGTTCGGCTAGTGATGATTACCTGTGGTTACACGTACAGTCAGATGCTGAAGACGCTGGCACCTTGTTACAATTTAGTGGCTTACACCAAACGGTTATAGACAGCTTACTTGCTTTAGAAACAAGGCCTAGAGCCATGAGCCTGCATCAGGGTACCTTGGTGTATTTGCGAGGCATTAATAAAAATCCCGATGCCGACCCAGAAGATATGGTGTCGCTACGTACTTGGTATAACAAAGATATTATTATTAGTGCTCGTCGTAAAAACAGGCGATTAACCTCCATCCAAAACCTTCGAGATGAAATAGCATCAGAACAGGTGCCAATTAGCCCACCGGCCCTCTTTCTGAACATGATTGCTAAAGTCGCTGATACCATTTTAGACACCGTTGATGAAATGGACGAGAGCTTAGTAGGGTTTGAAACCAGCGAACAACTTCGAAAAGAAGATAGACAAAATTTATCTATCGTAAGACGCCAAGCCGCCTCTATCAGGCGCTACCTTGCGCCACAACGCGATGCATTAGATGCCCTGTTTCGTTTGCCTGATGCATTGTCCCAAAATCAGAGTTTTGAACTACGTGAGCAAACCGACCGCATGAGCCGTTATGTAGAAGACATGGACTTATTACGGGAAAGAGCAATCGTACTTCAAGACGAGTTGCGAAACCGCATAGCGGAGCAACAAGGCGTGCGAATGTATGTTTTGTCTATGGTAACGGCTATTTTCTTGCCCTTATCTTTTTTAACGGGTGTGTTTGGTATGAACGTTGGCGGATTACCAGGCACTCAGTCTGCTAATGCTTTTATTTACTTAATGCTAAGTATGGGAGCATTAAGCATCTTTATGTTGGTAGCGATGCTGTGGAAGCGCTGGCTGTAG
- a CDS encoding methyl-accepting chemotaxis protein, translating to MQYPWILEGHKIFRVVILIQLVISFVIGFVTGDIITAVVLGIPIAVVPLYFSLQQPHAVVSKHAVAIGIQLLTALHIHQTFGLIEMHFEIFVTLAFLSYFRDWKVIATATAVVAVHHISFYILATQGAPVFIFQEGDLTFPILLMHAAFALAEGGLLMYMAKQAHQEGAGAAELRIAIENMQKTEGQIDLSVSFERENEILRPFGELIDQVKDLVALASSLMNEVVKGCEKMETAASNMFEISRNTDQEIAMVSASSEEIAQTMQMSAEQTTRASDKASAAEASSGSTRDTIVTTSRTIDSLRSTLNNAAKTNTALNEQCSHISEAMRAITSVAEQTNLLALNAAIESARAGEHGRGFAVVADEVRTLAIRSKESADQITSVTEQLVSQTASSVDQMQTCIQLVDEAVLSADTATQAMSEITTQIQFASESMTEIATSAVEQETASASIAQSTARLSELTSEELATAESLSAEVEILSQISQQMRGAIGRFKL from the coding sequence ATGCAGTACCCTTGGATACTAGAAGGACACAAGATCTTTCGAGTTGTAATACTGATCCAATTAGTCATTTCTTTTGTTATTGGCTTCGTTACTGGCGATATCATCACTGCCGTTGTACTAGGCATTCCTATTGCCGTCGTGCCTTTATACTTTAGCCTTCAACAGCCCCACGCTGTAGTGAGTAAGCATGCTGTTGCAATAGGTATACAGTTACTTACCGCTTTGCATATTCATCAAACCTTCGGGCTTATTGAAATGCACTTTGAAATATTCGTGACACTGGCGTTTCTTTCCTATTTCAGAGACTGGAAGGTTATTGCAACCGCCACTGCGGTGGTTGCGGTACATCATATCAGTTTTTATATTCTGGCTACCCAAGGTGCCCCTGTTTTCATCTTCCAAGAGGGTGACCTAACATTCCCTATATTGTTGATGCATGCCGCTTTTGCATTAGCGGAAGGCGGGCTTCTGATGTACATGGCCAAACAAGCTCATCAAGAAGGTGCTGGGGCTGCAGAATTACGTATCGCTATAGAGAATATGCAAAAAACTGAAGGGCAAATAGATTTATCTGTATCCTTTGAGAGAGAAAACGAAATACTTCGTCCTTTTGGCGAACTTATTGATCAAGTTAAAGATTTGGTTGCTTTAGCGTCTTCACTTATGAATGAAGTGGTTAAAGGCTGTGAAAAAATGGAAACGGCGGCTAGTAATATGTTTGAAATTAGCCGTAATACCGACCAAGAAATTGCCATGGTGTCTGCTTCGTCTGAAGAAATCGCGCAAACTATGCAAATGTCTGCCGAACAAACCACCCGTGCTAGCGACAAAGCGTCTGCTGCAGAGGCCTCTTCAGGTTCAACTCGCGACACTATTGTAACCACCAGTCGAACCATAGATTCGCTGCGTAGTACGTTAAACAACGCCGCAAAAACTAATACGGCCCTTAACGAGCAATGTTCGCACATTTCAGAAGCTATGCGTGCCATAACGTCAGTAGCAGAGCAGACTAACCTACTGGCGCTAAACGCGGCCATCGAGTCGGCGCGTGCTGGTGAGCACGGTAGAGGGTTTGCAGTGGTTGCTGATGAAGTGCGTACCTTGGCCATTCGTTCAAAAGAAAGTGCTGATCAAATCACCTCGGTAACCGAGCAATTAGTAAGTCAAACGGCAAGTTCGGTAGACCAGATGCAAACCTGTATTCAGCTTGTTGATGAAGCTGTACTGTCGGCTGATACTGCTACCCAAGCAATGTCTGAAATCACCACGCAAATTCAGTTTGCCAGTGAAAGCATGACTGAAATTGCCACCTCTGCCGTTGAGCAAGAAACCGCATCGGCTTCCATCGCACAAAGTACAGCTCGGTTAAGTGAACTGACTTCTGAAGAGCTCGCTACGGCGGAATCGTTGTCAGCAGAAGTGGAAATTTTGTCTCAAATTTCACAACAGATGCGCGGTGCTATAGGTCGCTTTAAGCTGTAA
- a CDS encoding DUF6436 domain-containing protein produces MSKKGSWTLLLVWAISLLSAVLFYSQRQISEFDPKGTLLHQSTSVTFDASLISLLKDYDVPAGSIVHVGTQEKCYCDTLTDSHQTQLINNLGQLGYSGLTLDIEDVPELASILPSVPTLIVVDTQYNLRYLGPYATGYGCFTGKNLVDEISGYATSSSYINAVVKTDADGCFCNPHR; encoded by the coding sequence ATGTCGAAAAAGGGAAGTTGGACGCTGTTGCTGGTATGGGCAATTAGTTTACTAAGTGCTGTTTTGTTTTATAGCCAGCGTCAAATTTCTGAGTTCGACCCTAAAGGCACCTTGCTGCATCAATCAACAAGCGTCACCTTTGACGCTTCGTTGATATCTCTGCTTAAAGACTATGATGTGCCTGCTGGCAGTATTGTTCATGTGGGTACGCAGGAAAAGTGTTATTGCGACACCCTTACCGATTCTCATCAAACTCAGCTGATCAACAACCTAGGTCAATTAGGCTACAGCGGCTTGACGCTAGACATTGAAGATGTGCCAGAACTCGCCTCTATATTGCCTTCGGTACCTACCCTTATTGTTGTAGACACCCAGTATAACCTTCGCTATTTAGGGCCTTACGCTACGGGGTACGGTTGTTTTACCGGTAAAAATTTAGTGGATGAAATTAGCGGGTATGCAACAAGTTCGTCTTACATCAATGCCGTGGTGAAAACCGACGCCGATGGGTGTTTTTGCAACCCGCACCGTTAG
- a CDS encoding histone deacetylase family protein codes for MTIRIYRTKHGVKHDLGPEHPESPDRLYAIDDQLLASGLEMVCEHADAKPIAEAYLTLAHSPEYVQSVFARAQHLSKAAKAHPDANHNDSNPVTWLDDDTGMMEYTLLAALESAGAGCNAVDWAMQGDDRQAFCLARPPGHHATYDGSMGFCLFNNVAIAARYALQNYQLSRVAIIDFDVHHGNGTENIIAGDQRIMMCSSFQHPFYPHSGAPVSASNILSVPIEAGSTGDVFREKVSHWFNALENFQPELIFISAGFDGHAEDPMAHLRLTEDDYFWVSQRIRRVADSCCNGRVVSTLEGGYDLSALGRSVVAHLKGLSHP; via the coding sequence ATGACCATTCGAATTTACCGCACCAAACACGGCGTTAAACATGACTTGGGCCCAGAACACCCTGAGTCGCCAGACAGGCTATACGCCATAGACGATCAGCTGTTAGCGTCGGGTTTAGAAATGGTGTGTGAACACGCTGATGCAAAGCCCATCGCTGAGGCTTACCTCACTCTGGCACATAGCCCAGAGTACGTGCAAAGTGTATTTGCCCGTGCGCAACACCTGTCTAAAGCAGCGAAAGCACACCCCGATGCAAATCATAACGATAGCAACCCCGTTACTTGGTTAGATGACGATACTGGCATGATGGAGTACACCTTACTCGCCGCATTGGAATCGGCGGGAGCGGGTTGTAATGCGGTAGATTGGGCTATGCAGGGCGACGATAGGCAGGCATTTTGTTTGGCTCGCCCGCCTGGTCATCACGCTACCTACGATGGCTCAATGGGTTTTTGCCTATTTAATAATGTGGCCATTGCTGCACGCTATGCACTACAAAACTATCAACTCTCTCGTGTGGCTATCATCGATTTTGATGTGCATCACGGTAATGGCACTGAAAATATTATCGCAGGGGATCAGCGCATCATGATGTGTTCTAGTTTTCAGCATCCGTTTTACCCTCATAGCGGTGCGCCTGTGTCAGCGAGTAATATTTTATCTGTGCCTATTGAAGCGGGCTCCACCGGCGACGTGTTTCGAGAAAAAGTATCCCATTGGTTTAACGCGCTAGAGAACTTCCAACCCGAGCTTATATTTATATCGGCAGGATTTGATGGCCATGCTGAAGATCCTATGGCGCACCTTCGCCTTACCGAAGATGATTATTTTTGGGTGAGCCAGCGTATCAGGCGTGTTGCTGATAGTTGCTGTAATGGCCGTGTTGTGAGTACGCTTGAAGGAGGATACGATTTAAGCGCACTTGGGCGCAGTGTAGTAGCACATTTAAAAGGGCTATCTCACCCCTAA